In one window of Cellulophaga sp. HaHa_2_95 DNA:
- a CDS encoding M20/M25/M40 family metallo-hydrolase: protein MKAIVYLFLILVVTACGTVKMKETDPENIAPVTASGGAAGELMLSEKESDEGVRLQSRTALAAVNFSSSKDVGDIITFLASDELKGREAGSEGIEKAANYIETIFTTHGVKPFFDTYKDTIANFSEPAYNVVGVLEGNDPVLKNEVVVIGAHYDHIGLIAPTNGDKIANGANDNASGTTTVLELARYFASNKLNKRTVIFALFTAEEKGLLGSKDLAKRLKEKNINLYTMLNFEMVGVALQDKDYFMYVTGYENSNLAAVANDYSGENLIGFLPSAKKMNLFKRSDNYAFHTAFNVPSQTFCTFDFTNFDHYHGVDDEAELMDFDHMARVVNKSIPMVTGIINAATKEIKYN, encoded by the coding sequence ATGAAAGCAATAGTTTATCTTTTTTTAATTTTAGTAGTTACAGCTTGCGGGACAGTAAAAATGAAAGAAACGGATCCTGAAAATATAGCGCCGGTTACAGCAAGTGGTGGTGCGGCAGGAGAGCTTATGTTGAGTGAGAAAGAATCAGATGAAGGCGTGCGTTTGCAATCAAGAACGGCTTTAGCTGCTGTGAATTTTAGTAGCTCAAAAGATGTTGGAGATATCATTACTTTTTTAGCTTCTGATGAATTGAAGGGAAGAGAAGCAGGGAGTGAAGGAATAGAAAAAGCAGCAAACTATATTGAAACAATATTTACGACTCATGGTGTAAAACCATTTTTTGATACCTACAAAGATACGATTGCTAACTTTAGTGAACCTGCTTATAATGTTGTAGGAGTTTTGGAGGGTAATGATCCTGTTCTTAAAAATGAAGTAGTCGTTATTGGAGCTCATTATGACCACATTGGATTAATAGCCCCTACAAATGGTGATAAAATAGCAAACGGGGCCAATGATAATGCCTCTGGTACAACTACGGTGTTAGAGCTAGCACGTTATTTTGCCTCTAATAAGCTGAATAAGCGTACGGTGATATTTGCTTTATTTACAGCAGAAGAAAAGGGTCTTCTGGGTTCTAAAGATTTAGCGAAACGATTAAAAGAGAAAAATATAAACTTATATACCATGCTTAATTTTGAGATGGTAGGTGTAGCATTGCAAGACAAAGATTATTTCATGTATGTAACAGGCTATGAGAATTCTAATTTAGCAGCCGTAGCAAATGATTATTCTGGGGAGAACTTAATAGGGTTTTTACCTTCAGCAAAAAAAATGAATTTATTTAAGCGTTCTGATAATTATGCTTTTCATACAGCGTTTAATGTGCCTTCTCAAACCTTCTGTACGTTCGATTTTACAAATTTTGATCATTACCATGGTGTAGATGATGAAGCAGAATTGATGGATTTTGATCATATGGCACGTGTGGTTAACAAATCAATTCCTATGGTAACGGGAATTATAAATGCAGCAACAAAAGAAATAAAGTACAATTAA
- a CDS encoding SDR family oxidoreductase, whose amino-acid sequence MANIIITGSSRGIGFEMAKLFADEGHQVLALSRNDKPILALNHPNITTFPFDLSSAKDLEILHDFINATWQQVDILINNAGMLLNKPFLEISEAEFEAVYQVNVFGVASITKAVLPKMPKTGHVVTISSMGGVQGSLKFPGLAAYSSSKAAVITLTELWAEEFKESGPSFNVLALGAVQTEMLEEAFPGYQAPNTALEMATYIKDFSLTGNKFYNGKLLQVSSTTP is encoded by the coding sequence ATGGCGAATATTATAATTACAGGTTCTAGTAGAGGTATTGGTTTTGAAATGGCAAAATTGTTTGCCGATGAAGGACACCAAGTATTGGCTTTGTCTAGAAATGACAAACCTATTTTAGCTTTAAATCATCCTAATATCACCACATTTCCTTTTGATTTATCATCGGCAAAAGATTTGGAAATTTTGCACGACTTTATTAATGCTACTTGGCAACAGGTAGATATTCTTATTAATAATGCAGGAATGCTCTTAAATAAACCATTTTTAGAAATCTCTGAAGCGGAATTTGAGGCCGTATACCAGGTAAATGTTTTTGGCGTGGCTAGTATTACTAAGGCTGTTTTGCCAAAAATGCCTAAAACCGGTCATGTGGTTACCATAAGTTCTATGGGTGGCGTACAAGGAAGTTTGAAGTTTCCAGGCTTGGCGGCATATAGTTCTAGTAAAGCTGCAGTGATTACCTTGACAGAGTTATGGGCAGAAGAATTTAAAGAATCTGGACCCTCATTTAATGTGTTGGCTTTAGGGGCGGTACAGACAGAAATGCTAGAAGAAGCTTTTCCAGGGTATCAAGCGCCAAATACCGCCTTGGAAATGGCTACGTATATTAAAGACTTTTCTTTAACAGGGAATAAATTTTATAACGGAAAACTACTTCAAGTAAGTAGTACTACCCCATAA
- a CDS encoding SprT-like domain-containing protein yields the protein MRKTLEKYLPERAVALCITLIKDYSVNLKIVNQRVTRHGDYRRLPDGSHKITVNASLNKYRFLITLVHEIAHLVAFEKFGRQIKPHGLEWKRTFQGLMLPFIHPDVFPNKVVPLVANHFRNPSASSDTDARLSLALKQYDEQLKENSYVFEIPIGSIFRIHNGRIFKKGNRKIKRYECAELATGKMYLFQPNAEVELIKD from the coding sequence ATGCGTAAAACACTAGAAAAATACCTTCCTGAGCGTGCTGTTGCTTTATGCATCACCTTAATTAAGGATTATAGTGTTAATTTGAAAATAGTGAATCAACGGGTAACACGTCATGGTGACTATCGCAGATTACCAGACGGTTCTCATAAGATTACCGTAAATGCATCCTTAAATAAGTATCGGTTTTTAATCACATTAGTACATGAAATAGCGCATTTAGTGGCTTTTGAAAAATTTGGGCGTCAAATAAAACCACATGGATTAGAATGGAAACGAACTTTTCAAGGCCTTATGCTGCCTTTTATTCATCCAGATGTATTTCCAAATAAAGTAGTACCGCTAGTAGCAAACCATTTTAGAAACCCAAGTGCGAGTAGTGATACAGATGCGCGACTGTCATTGGCATTAAAACAGTACGACGAACAATTAAAGGAAAATTCTTACGTTTTTGAAATACCTATTGGGAGTATTTTTAGAATACATAATGGGAGAATTTTCAAAAAAGGAAACAGAAAAATAAAACGATACGAGTGCGCAGAATTGGCTACAGGTAAAATGTATTTATTTCAGCCAAATGCAGAAGTAGAACTAATAAAAGACTAA
- a CDS encoding mannose-1-phosphate guanylyltransferase has product MNKNYYAVLMAGGVGSRFWPISTSENPKQFHDMLGTGDTLIQKTFKRLNKFVPKENILILTNERYNDLVLEQLPLVKQEQVVLEPAMRNTAPCILYAALKIQKQNPDAVMIVAPSDHWIEDEAAFAKDVEACFDKCEKEDVLCTLGIKPTFPNTGFGYIEFEKGSDAGLKKVNQFREKPDYETAKEFLAQGNFLWNAGIFMWSVKTIVDAFKNFQPTQYALFEKGMSVYNTATEQEFINENYPKAENISIDYAILEQSKSIYVKPATFDWNDLGTWGSLYDKLDKDSDNNAVVNSQVLSQDASGNMIRSPKGKVVVVDGLNDYIIVDKEDVLLIYPKSKEQDIKQVLTKVKDKFGKQYT; this is encoded by the coding sequence ATGAACAAAAATTATTATGCCGTTTTAATGGCCGGAGGAGTAGGATCAAGATTTTGGCCTATTAGTACATCAGAAAATCCAAAACAGTTTCATGATATGTTAGGAACTGGTGATACACTAATTCAAAAAACATTCAAACGTTTAAATAAGTTTGTTCCTAAAGAGAACATTCTAATTTTAACCAATGAAAGGTATAATGATTTAGTTTTAGAACAATTGCCGCTTGTAAAGCAAGAGCAAGTTGTTTTAGAGCCGGCAATGCGTAATACGGCACCTTGTATTTTATATGCCGCACTAAAGATTCAGAAACAAAACCCTGATGCTGTCATGATTGTAGCGCCTAGTGATCACTGGATAGAAGACGAGGCAGCATTTGCAAAAGATGTGGAAGCCTGTTTTGATAAGTGTGAAAAAGAAGATGTGCTTTGTACGCTTGGAATTAAACCGACATTCCCTAACACAGGTTTTGGTTATATTGAGTTTGAAAAAGGTAGTGATGCGGGTTTAAAAAAAGTAAATCAGTTTAGAGAGAAGCCAGATTATGAAACTGCAAAAGAGTTTTTAGCACAAGGTAATTTTCTTTGGAACGCAGGGATCTTCATGTGGAGTGTTAAAACCATTGTAGATGCGTTCAAGAATTTCCAGCCTACGCAGTATGCGCTATTTGAAAAGGGAATGAGTGTTTATAATACGGCAACAGAGCAAGAATTTATAAATGAAAACTATCCTAAGGCAGAAAATATTTCCATCGATTATGCTATTTTAGAACAGTCGAAAAGTATCTATGTGAAACCAGCAACTTTTGATTGGAATGATTTAGGTACTTGGGGATCGCTATATGATAAATTAGATAAAGATAGCGATAACAATGCGGTGGTAAATAGCCAAGTTTTAAGTCAGGATGCCAGCGGTAATATGATACGCTCTCCTAAAGGAAAAGTGGTGGTGGTTGATGGATTAAATGATTACATCATCGTGGATAAAGAAGACGTGCTATTAATTTATCCAAAATCAAAAGAACAAGACATTAAGCAGGTACTTACAAAAGTAAAAGATAAGTTTGGTAAACAGTATACCTAA
- a CDS encoding DUF389 domain-containing protein has product MQDELNKDHVAPNSNEGAKGEEVKKDFQGLLGSTKQFLSELLDIRKNTDQEATRESIVADIPFKGHTSWILICSIFIASIGLNANSTAVVIGAMLISPLMGPILGMGLSLAINDVDTLRRSLKNFGVMVVLSILTAFLFFKFFPLRDESSELLARTAPDIRDVLIAFFGGLALVIARAKKGTIASVIFGVAIATALMPPLCTVGFGLAIGNWDYATGAMYLFTINTIFIGLATFLVIKILGFPMVRYANSQRRRTIARLASLVAVLVMIPASFTFFQAWKESKFKSEAQSFIADNVVKYQFSGNGMFLQNFTNIEYHGNDKNFFDMIFSSKTKNTKSSIELMFMGEELVPDNIIASWESIKNEEYPELEGTDLKIIQGSKNEAVDQFKYVNELYESKKAELLSKDQRIKILEEDLTKLNKLKIAQIPFEDISAEAKVNYKGLASLSYSYTIKTDFKKLDTIPVFEVNWEKGVKKSQAEEETKKITEWLKLRLKNPKIEVKEQ; this is encoded by the coding sequence ATGCAAGACGAATTAAATAAAGACCATGTTGCACCTAATAGTAATGAAGGCGCAAAAGGCGAAGAGGTTAAAAAAGATTTTCAAGGCTTATTAGGGTCAACGAAGCAATTTTTATCTGAGTTACTAGATATCAGAAAAAATACGGACCAAGAAGCTACTAGAGAATCTATCGTGGCTGATATTCCTTTCAAGGGCCATACATCTTGGATTCTAATCTGTTCTATCTTTATAGCGTCAATTGGGTTAAATGCAAACTCTACGGCCGTAGTTATCGGAGCCATGTTAATTTCGCCTTTGATGGGACCTATTTTAGGAATGGGCTTATCATTGGCTATTAATGATGTGGATACTTTACGCAGGTCTTTAAAGAATTTTGGAGTTATGGTGGTCTTGAGTATTCTTACCGCCTTTTTATTCTTTAAATTTTTCCCTTTACGGGATGAGTCCTCCGAGCTTTTAGCACGTACTGCTCCAGATATTCGTGATGTTTTAATTGCTTTTTTCGGGGGGTTAGCGTTAGTTATTGCTAGGGCTAAAAAAGGTACTATAGCCAGTGTGATTTTTGGTGTTGCCATTGCTACAGCCTTAATGCCACCACTATGTACGGTAGGTTTTGGACTAGCTATTGGCAATTGGGATTACGCTACAGGTGCCATGTATTTGTTTACGATTAATACCATTTTCATAGGCCTAGCAACATTTTTAGTGATTAAGATTTTAGGCTTTCCAATGGTTCGTTACGCCAATTCTCAGCGTAGAAGAACCATTGCTAGATTGGCCTCTTTAGTGGCTGTCCTAGTTATGATCCCTGCTAGTTTTACGTTTTTTCAGGCTTGGAAAGAATCAAAGTTTAAGAGTGAGGCGCAAAGCTTTATTGCAGATAATGTAGTGAAATATCAGTTTTCAGGAAACGGAATGTTCTTACAGAATTTCACCAATATTGAATATCATGGTAATGACAAGAACTTTTTTGATATGATTTTTAGTAGTAAAACTAAGAACACAAAATCTTCTATAGAACTTATGTTTATGGGAGAAGAACTTGTTCCTGACAATATTATTGCTAGTTGGGAGTCTATAAAAAATGAAGAGTATCCTGAATTAGAGGGTACCGACTTAAAGATTATTCAAGGATCTAAAAATGAGGCTGTAGATCAGTTTAAGTATGTAAATGAACTCTACGAATCTAAGAAGGCAGAATTGTTGTCAAAAGATCAACGTATTAAAATTTTAGAAGAAGATTTAACTAAGCTAAATAAACTAAAAATAGCTCAAATTCCTTTTGAAGATATCAGTGCTGAAGCAAAAGTGAATTACAAAGGGTTAGCTTCATTGAGCTATTCGTATACCATTAAAACAGACTTTAAAAAATTAGATACAATTCCTGTTTTTGAAGTGAACTGGGAAAAAGGGGTTAAAAAATCTCAAGCCGAAGAAGAAACCAAAAAAATTACTGAATGGTTAAAGCTGAGGTTGAAAAATCCTAAAATAGAAGTGAAAGAGCAATAA
- a CDS encoding ABC transporter ATP-binding protein: protein MIEVNDIHKSFGESKILKGVTTQFEKGKTNLIIGQSGSGKTVFLKCLLGLFEPEEGSICYDGRTYSSLSGDEKRDLRQEMGMVFQGSALFDSMTVEGNVTFPLEMFTKQSKSEMEDRVNIVLKRVNLIDAHNKYPSEISGGMQKRVAIARAIVMNPKYLFCDEPNSGLDPKTAILIDNLIQEITEEYDITTVINTHDMNSVMEIGQKILFLKNGLKEWEGTNKEIFKTDNAAVTDFVYSSELFKKVRQMYIEERN, encoded by the coding sequence ATGATAGAAGTAAACGATATACATAAATCTTTCGGGGAGTCTAAAATCTTAAAAGGAGTTACTACGCAATTTGAAAAAGGAAAAACTAATCTAATTATTGGACAGAGTGGATCTGGCAAAACCGTTTTTTTGAAATGTTTATTAGGGCTATTTGAACCTGAAGAAGGATCTATCTGTTATGACGGAAGAACTTACTCTAGCTTGTCTGGTGATGAAAAAAGAGATTTACGTCAAGAAATGGGCATGGTTTTTCAAGGCAGTGCCTTGTTTGATTCTATGACCGTAGAAGGAAATGTTACTTTTCCTTTAGAAATGTTTACCAAGCAATCTAAATCTGAAATGGAAGATCGGGTAAATATTGTTTTAAAGCGCGTTAACTTAATAGACGCGCATAACAAATACCCTTCTGAAATATCTGGTGGAATGCAAAAAAGGGTCGCAATAGCACGTGCTATTGTTATGAACCCTAAATATTTATTTTGTGATGAGCCTAACTCTGGTTTGGATCCAAAAACGGCAATCTTAATAGATAATCTTATTCAAGAAATTACCGAGGAGTATGATATTACTACGGTGATTAACACCCATGATATGAATTCTGTGATGGAAATAGGTCAGAAGATTTTATTTCTGAAGAATGGATTGAAAGAATGGGAAGGCACTAATAAAGAAATCTTTAAAACCGATAACGCTGCCGTTACCGATTTTGTATATTCTTCAGAGTTATTCAAAAAAGTACGTCAAATGTATATTGAAGAACGTAATTAA
- a CDS encoding ABC transporter permease has translation MNYLASIGSYFIMIREVFKKPTKWRIMKSLILKEIDELIYGSLGIIIFISFFIGGVVAIQTALNMTNPLIPRNLIGFATRQSVILEFAPTFTSIIMAGKVGSYITSSIGTMRVTEQIDALEVMGVNSLNYLVFPKIIALCLYPFAIAIAMYVGIFGGWIAGVFGGFSTSADFVEGIQLDFIPFHVTYSFIKTIIFAFIIATIPSFHGYYMKGGALEVGKASTTSFVWTSVVIIIVNYVLTQLLLG, from the coding sequence ATGAACTACCTAGCATCCATTGGCAGTTATTTTATTATGATACGTGAGGTTTTTAAGAAACCTACAAAGTGGAGAATAATGAAATCACTTATTCTTAAAGAGATCGATGAACTTATTTACGGCTCTTTAGGAATCATCATATTTATATCATTCTTTATTGGAGGTGTTGTCGCCATACAAACCGCCTTAAATATGACGAACCCATTGATCCCAAGAAATCTTATTGGTTTTGCCACGAGACAATCGGTAATTTTAGAATTCGCCCCTACCTTTACTTCTATTATTATGGCTGGTAAAGTAGGATCCTATATTACTTCTAGTATTGGCACGATGCGCGTAACAGAGCAGATAGATGCTTTAGAAGTGATGGGTGTTAACTCTTTAAACTACTTGGTTTTTCCTAAAATTATAGCTTTATGCTTATATCCATTCGCTATTGCAATAGCCATGTATGTAGGTATTTTTGGTGGTTGGATTGCTGGTGTATTTGGCGGATTCAGTACGAGTGCCGATTTCGTTGAAGGTATTCAATTAGATTTTATTCCTTTTCATGTGACCTATTCCTTTATAAAAACGATCATTTTTGCCTTTATAATAGCGACGATACCTTCCTTTCATGGCTACTATATGAAAGGTGGCGCGCTAGAAGTTGGTAAAGCCAGTACCACATCGTTTGTATGGACGAGTGTTGTGATCATTATTGTAAATTATGTACTAACGCAATTATTACTAGGATAA
- the pafA gene encoding alkaline phosphatase PafA — protein MNYKNSAVGLFTAFMCFTSVAVLAQRKSKKDKEEKTVLTAPFVRPKLVVGIVVDQMRYDYLTRFYDQYGDGGFKRLMNEGFNCKNNHFNYAPTYTGPGHASVYTGTTPATHGIIGNNWYDKQIDKEVYCVSDATYSSVGTTSNAGQVSPFQNAVTTVTDELRLHTQMRGKVIGIALKDRGAVLPAGHTANAAYWFHGKDEGRWITSSFYRTDLPKWVLDFNASGKATSYKKPWNTLKSIDSYVESGTDDNAYEGKFKGEVNSSFPHDIPALWDENGQYDLIKATPYGNSLTADFAIAALDGENLGADAITDFLAVSFSSTDYVGHMYGVNSKEVEDTYLHLDADLERLLTTLDDKVGVGAYTVFLTADHAAVDVPSYLKDQKVPAGYTDSKAVKEKFAAFLKYTYGTEDIVKNISNSQVFLDYKIVKNLDLELREVEEQIANEFMSYGIYERVFTAQQMLENNYTHGVPYIIQNGYNPQRSGDVMLVLKPNYIQYGTTGSTHGSPYKYDTHVPLLFFGQGIKQGATVAPTEIPDIAPTISVMLGIAFPNGTTGKPIAEVLK, from the coding sequence ATGAATTATAAGAATTCTGCTGTAGGTTTATTTACAGCATTTATGTGCTTCACGAGTGTTGCAGTGTTAGCACAACGAAAATCAAAAAAAGATAAAGAAGAGAAAACGGTCCTGACAGCTCCCTTTGTACGACCAAAATTGGTCGTGGGGATTGTTGTAGATCAAATGCGTTATGATTACTTAACGCGCTTTTATGATCAGTATGGTGATGGTGGTTTCAAACGTTTAATGAATGAAGGTTTTAATTGCAAAAACAATCATTTTAATTATGCGCCAACATACACGGGGCCAGGTCATGCCTCTGTATATACAGGTACGACACCAGCAACACATGGTATAATAGGAAATAACTGGTATGATAAACAAATAGACAAAGAAGTGTATTGTGTCTCTGATGCAACGTATAGTTCTGTAGGAACTACTTCAAATGCAGGGCAAGTTTCTCCTTTTCAAAATGCAGTAACTACCGTAACTGATGAGCTGCGTTTGCATACACAGATGAGAGGTAAAGTAATAGGAATAGCACTTAAAGATAGAGGTGCCGTTTTACCAGCAGGACACACGGCAAATGCTGCATATTGGTTTCATGGCAAAGATGAAGGACGTTGGATTACCAGTAGTTTTTACAGAACCGATTTGCCAAAATGGGTATTAGATTTCAATGCATCTGGGAAAGCAACGTCTTATAAAAAACCTTGGAATACTTTAAAAAGTATAGATTCTTATGTAGAAAGCGGAACAGATGATAATGCTTATGAAGGAAAATTTAAAGGAGAAGTAAACTCTTCTTTTCCTCATGATATTCCTGCGCTTTGGGATGAAAATGGTCAGTATGACCTTATTAAAGCTACGCCTTATGGGAATAGCCTAACGGCAGATTTTGCTATTGCAGCTTTAGATGGGGAGAATTTAGGAGCCGATGCTATTACCGATTTTCTTGCAGTTAGTTTTTCAAGTACGGACTATGTAGGTCATATGTATGGGGTTAACTCTAAAGAGGTAGAAGATACCTACTTGCATTTAGATGCAGATTTGGAACGCTTATTAACGACCCTTGATGATAAGGTTGGAGTAGGAGCATATACGGTGTTTTTAACAGCTGATCATGCCGCAGTAGATGTGCCTTCTTATCTTAAGGATCAAAAGGTACCGGCAGGTTATACCGATAGTAAAGCGGTAAAAGAGAAGTTTGCTGCGTTCTTAAAGTATACGTATGGTACGGAAGATATTGTAAAAAATATCTCTAATAGTCAAGTATTCTTAGATTATAAGATTGTAAAGAATTTAGATTTAGAATTAAGAGAAGTAGAAGAGCAGATTGCTAATGAGTTCATGTCATATGGTATCTATGAGCGGGTATTTACAGCGCAGCAAATGTTAGAGAATAACTATACACATGGAGTTCCTTACATTATTCAAAACGGATATAATCCGCAACGTTCTGGAGATGTTATGTTGGTATTAAAACCCAATTACATTCAATATGGTACTACAGGGTCTACGCATGGTTCTCCTTATAAGTATGATACACATGTTCCTTTATTGTTTTTTGGTCAGGGAATAAAACAAGGGGCTACAGTAGCTCCTACAGAAATTCCAGATATTGCACCGACAATATCGGTAATGCTAGGTATTGCTTTCCCTAATGGCACTACAGGAAAGCCAATTGCAGAAGTTTTAAAATAA
- a CDS encoding glycosyltransferase, translating into MKYYVVIPAHNEQDFLEGTLQSLVLQTLLPEKVIVVNDNSTDHTEMIIDQFTAQYPFITKLNTLSSTEHMPGSKVINAFTKGTQLLDNAYDFIVKLDADLILPHNYFSEVASVFETNNTAGVVGGFVFEETKSGDWQLNHPMHKKHVRGAFKAYSKACYTAIGGLKNAMGWDTVDELLAQFHGFDIITLEGLNVKHLRPTGNAYNKKAKQLQGKAMYTMQYGFTITFIASLKMAMKQRKLHAFFDNMKGYFHAKKQKTPFMVHPEEGKFIRNLRWQGIKKQLF; encoded by the coding sequence ATGAAGTATTACGTAGTTATTCCCGCACATAATGAGCAAGATTTTTTAGAAGGAACTTTGCAGTCTTTAGTATTGCAAACTCTCTTACCTGAAAAAGTAATTGTGGTGAATGATAACTCTACAGACCATACGGAAATGATTATTGATCAATTTACCGCGCAATATCCGTTTATAACGAAACTAAATACGCTCTCCTCTACAGAACACATGCCTGGAAGTAAAGTTATCAATGCCTTTACTAAAGGAACACAACTCTTAGATAATGCGTATGACTTTATTGTAAAGCTAGATGCTGATTTAATACTTCCGCATAATTATTTTTCTGAGGTAGCCTCCGTATTTGAAACTAACAATACCGCTGGTGTGGTGGGTGGTTTTGTATTTGAAGAGACTAAATCAGGAGATTGGCAACTGAACCACCCGATGCACAAAAAACACGTAAGAGGTGCCTTTAAAGCCTACTCTAAGGCTTGCTATACAGCTATAGGTGGACTCAAAAATGCTATGGGCTGGGATACTGTTGATGAATTGTTGGCCCAGTTTCATGGTTTTGATATTATTACATTAGAAGGTTTAAATGTGAAACATTTACGCCCAACAGGTAATGCTTACAATAAGAAAGCCAAACAGCTCCAAGGGAAAGCAATGTACACCATGCAATATGGATTCACCATTACCTTTATCGCATCTTTAAAAATGGCTATGAAGCAGCGAAAGCTACACGCCTTTTTTGATAATATGAAGGGGTATTTCCATGCTAAAAAACAAAAAACCCCCTTCATGGTACATCCAGAAGAGGGTAAATTTATTCGTAACCTGAGATGGCAAGGAATTAAAAAGCAGTTATTTTAA
- a CDS encoding cell envelope biogenesis protein OmpA, with translation MKNNLTYNVFFATMIAFSCYTTQAQDSDRMSKSEKIENTKRNENFKTLKNLGYSEKEIYEDLGNANFLSENYETALYWYTKLFKLSDGAGVKDSYVERYQFAMKKSGHGKATDFSKDKNWVASVKSDYYVEKSREQKFNDFYINPTASKKSIEDFVARETRAAITSENKVNSKQEELQIAITPDGTAAYFTKAVYVKPEYGVFSKKELVHKIFKAEKVSGQWKTVEEVALGPKNSSSMHPAISEDGKRLFFASDMPGTFGKFDIYVADLKSNGKFGTAKNLGKKVNTDENDLYPNIVGGTSLFFASNGHKGYGGLDVFMVEVANNRVGASVNLGSPINSSKDEFSLDIMNKNGTGYVLINRGKDNGAVERVAFSYSKSRNGFTPETKDDGILEAMNTESKINYATSIFEDK, from the coding sequence ATGAAAAATAATTTAACCTACAACGTGTTTTTTGCAACAATGATTGCATTTTCATGCTACACTACTCAAGCACAAGATTCTGATAGAATGTCAAAATCTGAAAAAATTGAAAACACGAAACGAAATGAAAATTTTAAGACTTTAAAGAACTTAGGATATTCAGAAAAAGAAATATATGAAGATTTGGGTAATGCCAATTTTTTAAGTGAAAACTATGAGACGGCATTATACTGGTACACAAAACTTTTTAAGTTGAGTGATGGTGCTGGTGTAAAAGATAGCTATGTAGAGCGTTACCAATTTGCCATGAAAAAAAGTGGTCATGGAAAAGCAACAGACTTTTCTAAGGATAAAAATTGGGTTGCTTCGGTAAAATCTGATTACTATGTAGAAAAATCAAGAGAGCAAAAATTCAATGACTTTTATATTAACCCTACGGCAAGTAAAAAGTCTATAGAAGATTTTGTAGCTAGAGAAACAAGAGCAGCTATTACTTCAGAAAACAAAGTTAACAGCAAGCAAGAAGAATTGCAAATTGCAATTACTCCAGATGGTACTGCGGCCTACTTTACAAAAGCAGTGTATGTAAAACCAGAATACGGTGTTTTTTCAAAAAAAGAATTAGTACATAAAATATTTAAAGCAGAAAAAGTTTCGGGACAATGGAAAACGGTAGAAGAAGTTGCCTTAGGTCCTAAGAATTCATCTTCAATGCATCCAGCAATTTCAGAAGATGGTAAACGATTATTTTTTGCGTCAGACATGCCTGGTACTTTTGGTAAGTTTGATATATATGTAGCAGACTTAAAATCGAACGGTAAGTTTGGAACTGCTAAAAATTTAGGAAAGAAAGTCAATACAGATGAAAATGATCTGTATCCAAATATTGTGGGAGGGACTTCGCTATTTTTCGCCTCAAACGGGCATAAAGGCTATGGGGGACTAGATGTTTTTATGGTGGAAGTAGCTAATAACAGGGTTGGCGCTTCAGTCAACCTTGGTAGTCCCATTAACAGTTCAAAAGATGAATTCTCATTAGATATAATGAATAAAAACGGAACAGGTTATGTGTTAATCAACCGTGGAAAAGATAATGGCGCTGTAGAGCGTGTAGCCTTCAGTTATTCTAAATCAAGAAATGGTTTTACCCCAGAAACTAAAGATGATGGCATATTAGAAGCAATGAATACAGAGTCTAAAATTAATTATGCGACCTCAATATTTGAAGATAAGTAG